One window of Salmo salar chromosome ssa11, Ssal_v3.1, whole genome shotgun sequence genomic DNA carries:
- the tpcn2 gene encoding two pore channel protein 2 isoform X2: MESEPLMTGSINYGSHPDNNDHLEKGSPKTRRLSYSVAAEYCCVEGGDEDLYLQQAVVFIEDAIQYRSINHRVDANSLRLYRWYYSRLWQWGLGLTIAVVLMLAFIERPSSFSYTSDPRFRPPPWEPPCGLTEGIEIVCLVIFAIDLTTKSYLIGWDEFRKCKWLIVYILAVSASVIDWTLTLSMFCDQNLRVRRLIRPFFLLQNSSLMKKTLKCIKRTLPEIASVILLLALHLCLFTMIGMLLFAKGENPKHNGEWETYFRDLPTSLSSLLVLLTTANNPDVMIPAYSLNRGYSIFFILFSGFGTYFLMNLLTAIIYNQFRGYLLMSVQASILRRRLGVRAAFEVMSCQGRGHDATHSEEHVERVRVDASLQVMARVQMKSYYRQAIIKRVQQLSDGFIQWEAFRSLFDELDKDRIKEHPPKPEYNSPLLQRLQLVFSHYYVMIVGNAVALANVMCICTILVLDSEKSIAERDDYYMEVINCFFILYYLMEMSLKILAFGWRGYLSYRNNIFDGLLTVCLLLLQITIFATYRLPFPKWNPASRGLMSLWEMVRLVNMLIVVRFLRIIPDIKLMALVASTLVDLVKNLRAFAGILVVVFYVFAVLGIWLFQGAITAPGKMSVMSNSSMENITINFTMECGSYEQLGYWPNNFDDFASSLVLLYNIMVVNNWQVFMDAYTRYTTEWSKVYFVSWWLTSSVMWVNLFVALILENFIYKWDRSVTCSVADVERTGYETTVQLMFREQIQEPTEEELVTQLHQHPHLHLS; this comes from the exons ATGGAATCGGAACCACTGATGACTGGAAGCATTAACTACGGCTCCCACCCTGACAACAATGATCACCTTGAAAAGGGATCCCCAAAGACGAGACGTCTGTCCTACTCGGTTGCTGCAGAGTATTGCTGTGTCGAAGGGG GTGATGAGGATCTCTACCTCCAGCAAGCTGTTGTGTTTATTGAGGACGCCATCCAG TACCGATCCATCAATCATAGAGTGGATGCAAACTCATTACGTCTGTACAGGTGGTACTACTCCAGGTTATGGCAATG GGGGCTGGGCCTGACTATTGCGGTCGTCTTGATGCTGGCTTTCATCGAGAGGCCCTCGTCCTTCTCCTACACATCAGACCCTCGCTTCAGACCTCCCCCCTGGGAGCCCCCCTGTGGCCTGACAGAGGGCATAGAGATTGTCTGCCTCGTCATCTTTGCCATTGACCTCACCACCAAG AGCTATTTGATTGGCTGGGACGAGTTCCGGAAATGCAAGTGGTTGATTGTCTACATCTTGGCCGTCTCAGCATCTGTAATTGATTGGACGTTGACGTTGAGCATGTTTTGTGATCAG AACCTACGAGTTAGGAGACTCATTCGGCCCTTCTTCCTCCTTCAAAACTCCTCCCTGATGAAGAAAACATTAAAGTGCATCAAGAGGACTCTCCCAGAGATAGCCAG TGTTATCCTGCTCCTGGCCCTCCACCTCTGCCTCTTCACCATGATTGGCATGCTGCTCTTTGCCAAAGGAGAG AACCCAAAGCACAACGGGGAGTGGGAGACCTACTTCAGAGACTTGCccacgtctctctcctctctcttggtGCTCCTCACAACAGCCAATAACCCTGATG TGATGATTCCGGCCTATTCCTTAAACCGAGGATACTCCATCTTCTTCATTCTCTTTAGTGGTTTTG GAACCTACTTCTTGATGAACTTACTAACTGCCATCATTTACAACCAGTTCAGGGGATACCTGCTG ATGTCTGTCCAGGCATCCATCCTAAGGAGGAGACTGGGCGTCAGAGCTGCCTTTGAGGTCATGTCCTGCCAGGGGCGGGGTCACGACGCTACACACTCAGAGGAGCATGT AGAGCGTGTGCGGGTGGATGCATCTTTGCAGGTCATGGCGAGGGTACAAATGAAGTCCTACTACAGACAAGCCATCATCAAG aGAGTGCAGCAGTTGTCAGATGGCTTCATCCAGTGGGAGGCCTTCCGGAGTCTTTTTGATGAGCTGGACAAGGACCGCATCAAAGAG CACCCTCCGAAGCCAGAGTACAACTCTCCACTCCTCCAGAGGCTTCAGTTGGTTTTCAGCCACTACTATGTAATGATAGTGGGCAACGCCGTGGCCCTGGCCAATGTCATGTGCATCTGT ACCATACTGGTGCTTGACTCCGAGAAGTCCATTGCAGAGCGGGATGACTACTACATGGAAGTTATTAACTGTTTCTTTATTCTATACTACCTGATGGAGATGAGTCTAAAGATATTAGCCTTTGGGTGGAGGGGCTACCTGTCATACAGAAACAACATCTTTGATGGACTTCTCACAGTTTGCCTTCTG ctcCTTCAGATCACCATTTTTGCCACCTACAGGCTTCCATTTCCTAAATG GAACCCAGCGTCGCGTGGTCTGATGTCTCTGTGGGAGATGGTACGTCTGGTCAACATGCTCATCGTCGTCCGCTTCCTCCGAATCATCCCTGATATCAAG CTGATGGCCCTTGTAGCGAGTACTTTGGTTGACCTGGTGAAAAACCTCCGAGCTTTTGCAGGAATACTAGTG GTGGTGTTCTATGTGTTTGCTGTCCTTGGCATCTGGCTGTTCCAGGGAGCCATCACAGCTCCAGGGAAGATGAG TGTGATGTCCAATTCCAGTATGGAGAACATCACCATTAACTTCACCATGGAGTGTGGTTCCTACGAGCAGCTGGGCTACTGGCCAAACAACTTTGACGACTTTGCT TCTTCCCTCGTCCTCCTTTACAACATCATGGTGGTGAATAATTGGCAGGTGTTCATGGATGCCTACACCAGATACACCACAGA GTGGTCCAAGGTCTACTTTGTCTCCTGGTGGCTTACCTCCTCTGTCATGTGGGTCAACTTGTTTGTGGCACTCATTTTGGAG AACTTCATCTATAAGTGGGACCGAAGTGTCACATGTTCAGTGGCGGACGTTGAGCGAACAGGCTATGAGACCACTGTCCAGCTCATGTTCAG AGAACAAATTCAGGAGCCTACAGAGGAGGAGCTGGTCACCCAACTCCACCAGCACCCTCACCTGCATCTCAGCTGA
- the tpcn2 gene encoding two pore channel protein 2 isoform X1, translating into MQGFGCGLLICLRKATDRSIGDEDLYLQQAVVFIEDAIQYRSINHRVDANSLRLYRWYYSRLWQWGLGLTIAVVLMLAFIERPSSFSYTSDPRFRPPPWEPPCGLTEGIEIVCLVIFAIDLTTKSYLIGWDEFRKCKWLIVYILAVSASVIDWTLTLSMFCDQNLRVRRLIRPFFLLQNSSLMKKTLKCIKRTLPEIASVILLLALHLCLFTMIGMLLFAKGENPKHNGEWETYFRDLPTSLSSLLVLLTTANNPDVMIPAYSLNRGYSIFFILFSGFGTYFLMNLLTAIIYNQFRGYLLMSVQASILRRRLGVRAAFEVMSCQGRGHDATHSEEHVERVRVDASLQVMARVQMKSYYRQAIIKRVQQLSDGFIQWEAFRSLFDELDKDRIKEHPPKPEYNSPLLQRLQLVFSHYYVMIVGNAVALANVMCICTILVLDSEKSIAERDDYYMEVINCFFILYYLMEMSLKILAFGWRGYLSYRNNIFDGLLTVCLLLLQITIFATYRLPFPKWNPASRGLMSLWEMVRLVNMLIVVRFLRIIPDIKLMALVASTLVDLVKNLRAFAGILVVVFYVFAVLGIWLFQGAITAPGKMSVMSNSSMENITINFTMECGSYEQLGYWPNNFDDFASSLVLLYNIMVVNNWQVFMDAYTRYTTEWSKVYFVSWWLTSSVMWVNLFVALILENFIYKWDRSVTCSVADVERTGYETTVQLMFREQIQEPTEEELVTQLHQHPHLHLS; encoded by the exons ATGCAAGGTTTTGGTTGTGGTTTATTAATCTGCTTGAGAAAAGCTACAGATAGGTCGATAG GTGATGAGGATCTCTACCTCCAGCAAGCTGTTGTGTTTATTGAGGACGCCATCCAG TACCGATCCATCAATCATAGAGTGGATGCAAACTCATTACGTCTGTACAGGTGGTACTACTCCAGGTTATGGCAATG GGGGCTGGGCCTGACTATTGCGGTCGTCTTGATGCTGGCTTTCATCGAGAGGCCCTCGTCCTTCTCCTACACATCAGACCCTCGCTTCAGACCTCCCCCCTGGGAGCCCCCCTGTGGCCTGACAGAGGGCATAGAGATTGTCTGCCTCGTCATCTTTGCCATTGACCTCACCACCAAG AGCTATTTGATTGGCTGGGACGAGTTCCGGAAATGCAAGTGGTTGATTGTCTACATCTTGGCCGTCTCAGCATCTGTAATTGATTGGACGTTGACGTTGAGCATGTTTTGTGATCAG AACCTACGAGTTAGGAGACTCATTCGGCCCTTCTTCCTCCTTCAAAACTCCTCCCTGATGAAGAAAACATTAAAGTGCATCAAGAGGACTCTCCCAGAGATAGCCAG TGTTATCCTGCTCCTGGCCCTCCACCTCTGCCTCTTCACCATGATTGGCATGCTGCTCTTTGCCAAAGGAGAG AACCCAAAGCACAACGGGGAGTGGGAGACCTACTTCAGAGACTTGCccacgtctctctcctctctcttggtGCTCCTCACAACAGCCAATAACCCTGATG TGATGATTCCGGCCTATTCCTTAAACCGAGGATACTCCATCTTCTTCATTCTCTTTAGTGGTTTTG GAACCTACTTCTTGATGAACTTACTAACTGCCATCATTTACAACCAGTTCAGGGGATACCTGCTG ATGTCTGTCCAGGCATCCATCCTAAGGAGGAGACTGGGCGTCAGAGCTGCCTTTGAGGTCATGTCCTGCCAGGGGCGGGGTCACGACGCTACACACTCAGAGGAGCATGT AGAGCGTGTGCGGGTGGATGCATCTTTGCAGGTCATGGCGAGGGTACAAATGAAGTCCTACTACAGACAAGCCATCATCAAG aGAGTGCAGCAGTTGTCAGATGGCTTCATCCAGTGGGAGGCCTTCCGGAGTCTTTTTGATGAGCTGGACAAGGACCGCATCAAAGAG CACCCTCCGAAGCCAGAGTACAACTCTCCACTCCTCCAGAGGCTTCAGTTGGTTTTCAGCCACTACTATGTAATGATAGTGGGCAACGCCGTGGCCCTGGCCAATGTCATGTGCATCTGT ACCATACTGGTGCTTGACTCCGAGAAGTCCATTGCAGAGCGGGATGACTACTACATGGAAGTTATTAACTGTTTCTTTATTCTATACTACCTGATGGAGATGAGTCTAAAGATATTAGCCTTTGGGTGGAGGGGCTACCTGTCATACAGAAACAACATCTTTGATGGACTTCTCACAGTTTGCCTTCTG ctcCTTCAGATCACCATTTTTGCCACCTACAGGCTTCCATTTCCTAAATG GAACCCAGCGTCGCGTGGTCTGATGTCTCTGTGGGAGATGGTACGTCTGGTCAACATGCTCATCGTCGTCCGCTTCCTCCGAATCATCCCTGATATCAAG CTGATGGCCCTTGTAGCGAGTACTTTGGTTGACCTGGTGAAAAACCTCCGAGCTTTTGCAGGAATACTAGTG GTGGTGTTCTATGTGTTTGCTGTCCTTGGCATCTGGCTGTTCCAGGGAGCCATCACAGCTCCAGGGAAGATGAG TGTGATGTCCAATTCCAGTATGGAGAACATCACCATTAACTTCACCATGGAGTGTGGTTCCTACGAGCAGCTGGGCTACTGGCCAAACAACTTTGACGACTTTGCT TCTTCCCTCGTCCTCCTTTACAACATCATGGTGGTGAATAATTGGCAGGTGTTCATGGATGCCTACACCAGATACACCACAGA GTGGTCCAAGGTCTACTTTGTCTCCTGGTGGCTTACCTCCTCTGTCATGTGGGTCAACTTGTTTGTGGCACTCATTTTGGAG AACTTCATCTATAAGTGGGACCGAAGTGTCACATGTTCAGTGGCGGACGTTGAGCGAACAGGCTATGAGACCACTGTCCAGCTCATGTTCAG AGAACAAATTCAGGAGCCTACAGAGGAGGAGCTGGTCACCCAACTCCACCAGCACCCTCACCTGCATCTCAGCTGA